CGCAAAACCAGCATAAAAGAACAACCCTTCTAGTACAACATCATAGACAACAGAACGAAGAAACGATTCTGGTGTCGGCTTTTCAACAAATTCCTTATACCCATTCGCTATAAACTCATTTCGCTCCAGCAACACCTCATCATGCTTCCAATATTCAAAAATCTCATCTTGCTCGTGTTTGGAAACGAGTGAAGATAATACGTACGAGTAGGATTGATTGTGAACGACCTCCTGGAAGGAAAGTACTTGCATAAGAGCTGTTAAGCTAGAATCTGTTAAGTAGTCGGCAATCTTCCCGCTATAATCGGTTTGAATAGAGTCAAGAAATGCTAGTAATCCAATCACTTTTTTGAACGTATCTTGTTCCTTTTCACTTAATTGCGGCCACTGCTTCGCATCATTATTCATATTGATTTCGTTAGGGATCCAAAAGTTCGCTAACATATTTTTATACATTGGATAAGCCCACGAAAAGCGTGCATCATCCCAATTTAATACGTTTGAGCTACGTCCATTAATAATACCCGTTGATTGATTAGGGGCTTTTGTATCATATAAATCTCGTTTTGATAGAAGTGATTCACTCATGATTATTCCTCCTTATTAAGATGAACAACTCTCACAATCTTCCACGTCCTCTGTTGAAGTCGAGCGCATGTAATAGGTCGTTTTCAGTTTGTTTCGCCACGCTTCAAGATGAAGTTGCAGTAACTCTTTTGCCTGCACTGAATTTTTCACATAGATATTAAAGGAAACAGATTGGTCTATATGGCGTTGGCGTGCAGCATTTTGATGAATACTCCATGTTTGATCAATGTCGTAAGCAGATTTGTAATACCAATAGGTTTGTTCATTTAAATCTGGTGCTGTTACAGGGATTTTATAATTTTTCTTTTCTTCAGAGTAAAATTTCTTGAAAACAGGGTCGATACTAGCCGTACTCCCTGCAATAATAGACGTCGATGAGTTCGGTGCTACGGCCATCATGTAACCATTTCGCACACCATGCTGCTGCACCTCTTGCTGTAACGATTGCCAAGAGGATTGAGTATAGCCTCTATCTAAAAAGTATTCGCCTGTGTGCCACTTAGAGCCTTCCATATACGGATAAGCTCCTTTTTCTTTTGCTAACTCTTTACTAGCTTCAATCGTGAGATACGAGATGTTCTCATATAGTTCATCTGCAAAGCTAACAGCCTCCTCCGATTCCCAACGAATTCCTTGTACAGCTAATAAATGATGCCATCCAAATGTACCTAGTCCAATGCCCCGATAGTGGTCATTCGTGATTTCTGCTTGCACAACTGGGATTTGATTTAAGTCGATCACATTATCAAGCATACGAACTTGGATAGGGATAAGGCGTTCAAGGACATCATCTGGTACGGCCTTCCCTAGATTAATACTCGATAGATTACAAACAACAAAGTCTCCAGGATTTTTCACAGTAATGATTTTGCCATCATGGGTATATTGTTCCTCCACCGTCGTTGGGCTTTGATTCTGCGTAATCTCTGTGCACAAATTGGTACAATATACCATGCCTTTATGTGAATTTGGATTTTTACGATTGACTTCATCTCTATAGAACATGAATGGGGTGCCTGTCTCGAGTTGACTAATCATAATCCGTTTCATGATATCGATAGCCGGAACGGCACGCTTCGAGAGGTCTGGATTATCTACACAAGCCTGATACTTTTCTCGAAAACTACCTGAACCTTGTTCTTCATCATAATAATCCTCTAAACTAAAACCCATTACGGTACGAACTTCATGAGGATCAAATAGATACCAATCTTCGCGGTTCTCTACTGCTTCCATAAATAAATCTGGTAGACTAACACCTGTAAAAAGGTCATGCGTACGTTGGCGCTCATCGCCATTATTTAGTTTTGCGTCTAAAAAGGCAAAGATATCCTGATGCCACACATCCAAGTAAACAGCAATCGCACCCTGGCGTTGACCAAGCTGATCGACACTCACAGCAGTATTGTTGAGTTGCTTCATCCATGGAATAACACCGGAACCGACACCTTTATATCCTTTAATATCACTGCCTTTTGAACGAATCTTCCCGAGATAAACCCCAATACCTCCACCACTTTTCGATAGATTGGCAATGTCGGTGTTACTATCAAAGATGCCTTGCAAGCTATCATCTACTGTGTCGATAAAACAGCTTGATAATTGACCATAGCTTTTCCCAGCGTTCGATAAAGTAGGTGTTGCCACTGTCATGTACAGATTACTAATCGCCCAGTAGGCTTCCTCTATTAATTGCATGCGTTTGGAGCTAGGTTCCTTTGCCATCAGTGTCATAGCAATAATCATGAACCGCTCCTGTGGAAGTTCATACAATTCACCATCGTGTCCTTTTGCTAAATATCGATCAGCTAATGTTCGCAGTCCGATGTAGTTAAAAAACTCATCGCGCTCTGGCACTAGCTTTTGGCCCAATGTATGTAGTTCCTCATCTGTATAAAAATCCAGAATAAATGAGCTATACACCCCTTTTGCCTCCAGCATATAAATGAGTTCCTTAAATGACGGGTAGTTGTCTGTTGGTGACAGACCTCGTCGTGTGGCAACATCCTCATATAATTGCTTGGCATAGATACGCGCACAAATATACGTCCAATCAGGCTCTTGCTCGTCCATGCGCTCGAGTCCTTTCAAAATAAGCTCATTATACACATGATCCTTAGAATTCTCGCCCTTGTGATGCAAAGAGTTCATTACTGTTTCAATATACTCCTCTACCTCAAGGTTTGGAAAAATTCTCGATAACCCGAATAAGTCCTCTTTTAATTCAGCAAACCACGTTTCAAATGATTGATTCTCTTTCGTTTTAACTGATGTCATTGTGTTCATCACTATACCTCCTATACAAATAAAAAAACCGCTATTCCTTGAAGGAAAGCGGTTATCACGACAGCATCATTATGAAAAGGATTAGACAAATCCAGTACTCATAAGTATGTCTATCGTTTCACCTTCTTGATCCCCGAAGAATGTTGAAACTACGTACGAGCGAAGGCAGGTCTCCTGACTTGTGTTTACACCTACTTTGAGCCCTTCCCATATCTTCATGCCGATACAGTGGAATATCTCATTTCGTCACACTTACAGTTGCGGGGACAGTTCTGGCTTTTCACCAGATTCCCTATTATGCTCTGATTGAGCACCTTCAACTCGCTAGTTTTAGCATATATAGTTTTATTTTTAAACTACTAATCTATATGTTGTATTCAACATTACAGAATATGAACACAAAATTCAAGCAAAAAATGTGGTAAAGTCTACTTGAATTTTGTAAGAGTGTACGTTCTAAAGAGAAAAATTTTTACTGTCTTACAAGAAAATGCTTATTCCCTCGATTATCCGTCACTTTCCCTCCTGTCTCCGCTCCTTTGCTTCTCTTATCCGTCACTCCGCCTCTTGTATTCGCTGCTTCCCACCCTGAAGCCTCGCCATTTTTATGATTTTTGATTTAACTTTTATCAAACTATTCGTATAATGAAGAGTAAATGTGAGAGGGTGGTGCTTATGATGACAATACTATTCGAAACAGTTCAACCTACTAACCAACACACTTCAACGAGAAAGAAAGGTAGGAACTTCTTATGCTAATCGGAAAAAATGTCGAACTACGTCCAGTCACAAAGCCGGATCTTCAAAATGTGTATCGTTGGAATAACGATGAAGAGATCACAAGGTTAGGTTCTGGATCTGAATTTGCATATCAAATTAACAATCCACTAGAAGCAATCGAAGCACACTATGAACAAAATCTCACACAACTTAATCTTTTATCTCATGGTTATGTATTTTCGGTATATGAGAAAGAATCCTCTCAGCATATCGGCAAGTGCGACTTCCGAGATATTAACTTCATCACACGTTCTGCCACCATCGGCCTAGTTATTGGGGAAAAGGATTACTGGGGGAAAGGCTATGGTATGGATATCATTATGACACTCGCCAAGCACCTTTTCTACGATTTGAACATGGAACGAATTCAGCTTGACACTTGGAGCGGCAACCACCAAGCTCTCCGAGTCTATGAAAAATGTGGTTTTAAATTAGAAGGCAGACTGAGAAGTAATGAATTCATAAATGGAGAATACTACGATACAATTATGATGGGCCTTTTAAGAAGTGAATTCCAGCCGGATTTATACTAATAGATGGGATATCCTACTGAGGGGTATCCCTTTTTTAGATACTAGAGGAATGTGAATCACTAGTGAGACTATATCACAACTTCATGGATGTTAACTGGATATTTATGCTGAATTTAATAAAAAATATATTTAACTATAAAATAATACCTTAGCATGATAATTGGGCGATTTTTCTTGCATAAAATGTAAGAATTGTAATGCGCAATTTAGCTGGGGTGGTATATATCTATCATTATTGTTTGCCTACAGTCCTATTGAGTGTAAAGAATGCAGTACGACACATAAGATAACATTTACTAGTAGGTTTATTACTGTCTTTTTTACCGCTCTTCCTATATTTATCTTCATTGAATTCCTTTCCCCTTTTAATAACACTGCAGTAACACTTTTCACAGGTTTCATCATATGTATAATTGGTTTTTTAGTTCTCCCTTCACTTGTTACTTATAGAGAGTCTGCTTAAGTGTGATAAGATATTAAAAAAACGCTTGGACAACCTAATCTCCAAACGTTCTTCTAAACCAAATGTTATGTAGTTTGTTCATCAGCTCGCTATTACGAGTTCCAAAATACGAACAAACTACCTATAATGAGAGCTACCTTTCTATTCCTCTTCTTTCTTCTTCCATGCACTATAACTTTGCATGGTAATGCCTTTAAATCCTTCTGCTTGGTCTTCCATAAAGTAACGGCGAACAAGGGACACTTGTTTTTGAATCTCTGCATTGGAATGATTCGCAAACGATACATAGTCAATTTCATACGGGTTTAGCTCCACCCCTACTTCAACTTTTGGCGAATTAGCATAAAGTACTTCACTGTTCGCAAGTGAGGTAATGCTATTCGATCCTAAAGCTGTATCTCGATACGCCATGATGGATACATAGTCTTGAATATCTACCATATCCTTAAAGAAGTTCTCTTTCACGTC
This genomic stretch from Pontibacillus yanchengensis harbors:
- a CDS encoding TIGR04104 family putative zinc finger protein — encoded protein: MGDFSCIKCKNCNAQFSWGGIYLSLLFAYSPIECKECSTTHKITFTSRFITVFFTALPIFIFIEFLSPFNNTAVTLFTGFIICIIGFLVLPSLVTYRESA
- a CDS encoding GNAT family N-acetyltransferase, with translation MLIGKNVELRPVTKPDLQNVYRWNNDEEITRLGSGSEFAYQINNPLEAIEAHYEQNLTQLNLLSHGYVFSVYEKESSQHIGKCDFRDINFITRSATIGLVIGEKDYWGKGYGMDIIMTLAKHLFYDLNMERIQLDTWSGNHQALRVYEKCGFKLEGRLRSNEFINGEYYDTIMMGLLRSEFQPDLY
- a CDS encoding ribonucleoside-diphosphate reductase subunit alpha — encoded protein: MNTMTSVKTKENQSFETWFAELKEDLFGLSRIFPNLEVEEYIETVMNSLHHKGENSKDHVYNELILKGLERMDEQEPDWTYICARIYAKQLYEDVATRRGLSPTDNYPSFKELIYMLEAKGVYSSFILDFYTDEELHTLGQKLVPERDEFFNYIGLRTLADRYLAKGHDGELYELPQERFMIIAMTLMAKEPSSKRMQLIEEAYWAISNLYMTVATPTLSNAGKSYGQLSSCFIDTVDDSLQGIFDSNTDIANLSKSGGGIGVYLGKIRSKGSDIKGYKGVGSGVIPWMKQLNNTAVSVDQLGQRQGAIAVYLDVWHQDIFAFLDAKLNNGDERQRTHDLFTGVSLPDLFMEAVENREDWYLFDPHEVRTVMGFSLEDYYDEEQGSGSFREKYQACVDNPDLSKRAVPAIDIMKRIMISQLETGTPFMFYRDEVNRKNPNSHKGMVYCTNLCTEITQNQSPTTVEEQYTHDGKIITVKNPGDFVVCNLSSINLGKAVPDDVLERLIPIQVRMLDNVIDLNQIPVVQAEITNDHYRGIGLGTFGWHHLLAVQGIRWESEEAVSFADELYENISYLTIEASKELAKEKGAYPYMEGSKWHTGEYFLDRGYTQSSWQSLQQEVQQHGVRNGYMMAVAPNSSTSIIAGSTASIDPVFKKFYSEEKKNYKIPVTAPDLNEQTYWYYKSAYDIDQTWSIHQNAARQRHIDQSVSFNIYVKNSVQAKELLQLHLEAWRNKLKTTYYMRSTSTEDVEDCESCSS
- a CDS encoding ribonucleotide-diphosphate reductase subunit beta — translated: MSESLLSKRDLYDTKAPNQSTGIINGRSSNVLNWDDARFSWAYPMYKNMLANFWIPNEINMNNDAKQWPQLSEKEQDTFKKVIGLLAFLDSIQTDYSGKIADYLTDSSLTALMQVLSFQEVVHNQSYSYVLSSLVSKHEQDEIFEYWKHDEVLLERNEFIANGYKEFVEKPTPESFLRSVVYDVVLEGLFFYAGFAFFYNLARNQKMVSTSTMINYINRDEQLHVNLFVHIFKETLEEHPEIDRAEMLQFVTDTFHKAAELEIKWASYIIGDDFDGLSMSELDAYIKFMANKRCKELGAGKPFQDYKKNPLKWIRAYEDVNSGKSDFFEQKSRQYTKVNYQDNGFDDL